ATTGCCGCGGGAGGCGTCGCCAGCGCCAATCCCATCCGGCAGGCTATCAGAACCAGCGCCGCCGCCCCTAGAAGCTGCCCCAAGGGCAGCCCGCTCAGATAGCCGAGAGCTGACCCGGCGCAGGCCAACAGAAGGGTGATAGCAAAATTCCGCAGCATCAACCCACGCTCCGCAGGGTGTCAACCGGGGCCAGCGCAGAGCGGGTGGCGATCCGGGCCTGATGATGAATCACATCAATATTGTTGACCATGTAAAACGTTCCGCAGGTCAGCTGACCCAGCGCAAACAATCCCGGCGAAGGGCGTCCGTCACGGGTGGTGACCCGGCAATCCTCAATCTGAACCTTGATACCGCCGGTTGCATCCCGTTCGGCGAACCCCTGATCCAACAGGCTGCGGATCAGCGGGTTGGCCTCATCCAGCCCCCGTTGCAGACCCGTCGCATTGACCACAGCGTCCACCTCAACAGTGCCATCGGCAAACTCCATGTGATAACATCCCTTACAGAAGGTGACATCGCGCAGACCACTGCGATGGCTCAGCGCACCGCTGGCTTGCAAGCCCGCAATGCGATCCGCATTGGTGCGCGAAATCGGCACCCGCATATTCGACCAGAGCCGATGGAAGTGGCGCAGAAACGCTGACTTTGCACGGTCGCTCAGACTGGCCCAAAGCTGCGGGATCAGCATATTCGTTTCGGCCAGGACGCTCGACACCAGATCATTGTCGGCGCTGTCGACCCCGCGCAGCAGATCGGCAAAACTAACATCCACCCCCTGATGCTGCATCTCAGCTTCAAAGACTTCCATCACCGCCGAAAGTGAAACGCGCCCGCCGTCTGAGCCCTCCCGCAAGGCCGCCAGCCCCTCTGTAGTCAGATGGCCCAGCGTCACCGGACGGTAGGCAGTGACCGCTTTGGGCAGCCCGGCCCGGCGCGACGTTATCAGCATCTTGCGGCCGTCCACACCAAGCGCCACGTCGTAGGCGGTCAGACGGCAGCCCAATATGCCCACCCGCAACTGCTGCAGCGCCTGGAGCCGCGCCGCAGGGTAGGGCGAACGAAAGTAACCGGGGGTGCCGCTGAGCCCATAGGGGTCCGCTTCAAGATTGGTGCCAAGGCACAGATACACCATGTCATAATCGGACCCGCTGCCGTTCCAGGACAGCTGATAGAGCGCA
This window of the Phaeobacter piscinae genome carries:
- a CDS encoding FAD/NAD(P)-binding protein produces the protein MKIAVLGAGYAGVSVLENLVATLPDLSVLSLDVFDKSRSFGPGVAYQEDAETNLLNRPLKLMYLSRRNDFRDWLVQTGAREAAADEDGFLQRAMFGRFLQSRFDELCGMVRGAGGRIRIIGTEVEAIAPSRRPDALYQLSWNGSGSDYDMVYLCLGTNLEADPYGLSGTPGYFRSPYPAARLQALQQLRVGILGCRLTAYDVALGVDGRKMLITSRRAGLPKAVTAYRPVTLGHLTTEGLAALREGSDGGRVSLSAVMEVFEAEMQHQGVDVSFADLLRGVDSADNDLVSSVLAETNMLIPQLWASLSDRAKSAFLRHFHRLWSNMRVPISRTNADRIAGLQASGALSHRSGLRDVTFCKGCYHMEFADGTVEVDAVVNATGLQRGLDEANPLIRSLLDQGFAERDATGGIKVQIEDCRVTTRDGRPSPGLFALGQLTCGTFYMVNNIDVIHHQARIATRSALAPVDTLRSVG